The Guyparkeria halophila DNA window ATATACATATCAACGTATTATTGAAGGAATCGGACTTGAACGAGTTCTTCATCTCAGCTCACTTGGTGTTAAGAAGAAAGTCGATCAGTTGTTAAATGAGATGCCACATCAATACATTGAAGATTTAGAAAAAAATGGATACTTCGATAATGGAATTACAAGAAAAGGCGTTGAATTTATAAGGGAGTTGGCGCGTAAAAATGCATAACAAAGCCATAAAATACGCTCCCTTTGGTCGCCGGACGCTCACAAGTTCGCGCCGTTTATGGCGGCGTTAGCCATCATGGAGACGTTTTCATGAATCCTCAGCTTCTGTTTAACGAGTACTTCGAAATCGACCAGAAGGTGGTGGATCGGTATGGGGCGCTCAACATATGCGTGGAAGCAGACCTTCCACTTTTTGTTGATCCGTTTCTGTTGTTCTCATCTGAGAATCCCGAGTATCAGGCACTGCACGACAAAATAGTCGGACATCTGATTTTTCTCCGCGAACTTGCCTCGAATAACCCTTCAATTGGGCCTTCACTTTTTAAGTTCCCAGAAGTCCCACAGAACTGGCTTGGAATGTGTAAGTGGGGCAACAACGGTAAGGGTCTAGGCCCCAAGTTCGCTCGCAACCTAGTAGGCGCATTTAATGGCTTCTATCGCAATTTTGGGGCCGAGACAGTCACCAACGCTTCTCACATAGAAAAGTTGACACTAGTTGGGTCAGGAATTGGTCGCGATTTCATAAGCGATTTCACAACTAATCTCATGCTGGAATTTCTGCTGAGCTACTCTCAAAAATTTGCACAACAGCATCTTTCTCAACAACAACGCAAAACTTTCACGGTGCGCTGTAGCTTCGATCAAGACCTCATGGTTTGGACTCCAAAGTCGTTCGAGCTTCCATACTTCTACAAGGGAGATCGGGACGAGGATTTCATACTGCTAACACCCGTGGATATACTGACAAAAGATGAGGCCTTCATCTGTCACAGCGATTTTACGAGTCAGTTCAGGAAAGTTGCAAACTCCCTGGGCAACGCGGCGCTCCGAGATGCTATCAACCTCTACTTCCAAAAACGCCTTCCGACCAACCCTAAAAAGGAAGATATTGAACGGGCAATTGATGCAACGGTTCACAAATACCCTGAAATCCTCGACTACTACATTGCGAAAAAAGAATCGGAAAAGGACAAGGCATCTGTACTTTCTGCTGAGAAAGTTGAGAAATTACGAGTTGAGCTACTCGCCACGCTCACAGACTTCTGTAAGCACTTGTTTTCGAACAGCGATTTCTACAATATCGAGCCCAATAGCTATGGTGAAGCTCTGAAGCGGGCGCACTTCCTTAAGCAGGTGATTGAGGACAACGACGGCTACAAAATTTTCTACAAGGGTGGCAAGCCAATCTCATCAGAGGAAACGGTTCAACGAATTTTTCGTCTGACCTGGTTTGCTTCGCCATACGACGTAAACGCCGAAGTTAACAATGGTAGAGGCCCCGCTGACTACAAGGTCTCGTTTGGGGGTCGGGATTCAACGATAGTCGAATTTAAGCTTGGTGGCTCTAGTTCCCTTAAGAAGAACTTGCAAAATCAGACGGAAATTTACAAGAAAGCATCGAAGTCGATTTCTGATATCAAGGTTGTTCTTTGTTACACGAAAGTTGAAATCGCCAAGGTCTACCGGGTGCTCAAGGCTATTCAGCAGGAAAACGCCGAGAACGTGATTGTCATTGATGCAACGCCAAAACTCTCGGCTTCAAAGGTGGGCCAACGGGGTCGGACCAAGCCAACCTTATGATATTGCAAGTATAAGCGTCGTTGTGAAGTGGTTCACTGATCTTGGACACCCGGATAGGTGGTAATTTTGCCACCGTGACCACGAGGTGTATCAGGATGGGACGACGACATTTTTCAGCCGCGTTCAAGCTCGAGGCGACCAGCCTGGTGCTGGATCAGGGCTACACGGTGCCCGAGGCATGCGCTTCGCTGAACATCGGCGATACTGCACTACGTCGGTGGGTTAAGCAGGCCCGTGCCGAGCGGGAGGGTACCGTCCCGGCGGGCCATGCCCCGTTGACCGAGGAGCACCGCCGCATCGCCGAGCTGGAAGCCAAGGTCAAACGCCTGGAGCAGGAGAAAGCCATCCTAAAAAAGGCGACGGCTCTCTTCGTCGAGGACGAGACGCGACATTCGCGGTGATCGACCGACTGGGAGAGCCTGCCAACGTAGCCTTTGTCTGTCGGACGCTGGGTGTTCCCCGATCCAGTTACTACCACTACCGCGAGCGGAAGGGCCGTGAAGTGGACGTCGACCGGCTTGAGCTTCGAGCCCAGGCAAGGCGGTACTTTCACGAAAGCCGGGGGTCAGCCGGCAGCCGCACGCTGCGGGGTCGTTTCGCGGCCGACGGCATAGCGATCGGCCGATTCAAGGTCCGCCGGCTCATGCGGGAGGCCAACCTCGTCAGCCGACAGCCACGCCGGGCCCCGTACAAGCACGCCCGGCAAGAAAAACCCGACGTGCCGAACCGGCTGGGCCGAGCGTTCGCCGTCGAACAGCCCAACCAGGTCTGGTGTGGTGACATCACCTACCTCTGGGTCGAGGGCCGATGGTGTTACCTAGCGGTGGTCATGGACCTGTTTGCCCGTCGGGTCGTCGGCTGGGCCGTCTCGGACTCGCCGGATGCCCGGTTGGCCGAGAGCGCCTTGTCGCATGCCTGGCAGCAACGGGGGCGACCCCGCCACATCCTGTTCCACTCCGACCAGGGTGTGCAGTACGCCGCGGCTTCTTATGCCGCGGCCCTGTCCCGTTTTGGCATGGAACCGAGCATGAGCCGGCGGGGCAACTGCTGGGACAACGCGCCGATGGAGCGACTTTTCCGCAGCTTCAAGAGCGAGTGGATGCCCCACCGAGGCTATGGCTCGATCGCCGAGGCGAGACGAGATGCCGGCGCCTACTTGATGGGCTACTACGATTCGGTCCGCCCGCATCAATACCTGGACGGTCAAACGCCGGCGGAAACCGAGAAATCACTCAACGAACTGTCCAAGATCGCTTGACCACTTCATTGGTTAGCGGTTTGATGGCGTTAGAAGGGCGTTTTGAGAAGCAAAATTGGCGCTCTAACGAGGGAAGTATTGCCGCGTGTTGAACGCGATGGAGGGGTTTCACGCGCAGTTGCACAAGCGGGCACTGATTGGCGGCAGTGCTTGGCGCGCGAGTCGGTTTTCTTGCTTGTCCAAGAAAATCGACGAAAAGAAGGACACCCCGACGCCTTGGCCCTGCGGGCCTGATCGCTGGTGCGATCAGCCTCGCGAACGGGGAATCGCGGACGGGTCGGTTCGCCGCGACGTCCTGTCGCGGCGAACCTCGGGCTTGCGTCCATGCAAGCCCGACCCTGCGATTTCCCGTCCGCGAGGCAAGGCGTAAGGGGGGACTCCCCCTTCGATCCACATATTTCATGGACTTCAGCGGCGTACATGCCTTGGGGTCCGGTGGAATGAACCCTCGCAGCTGGCATGGCGGTTAACGAGGGCCTTTGCCCCCTAGGGCTTGCCTCACGGCCGGCGGGTGGCCGGGGTCGGAGCGACACGACGTCGCGTCGAGCCGGCCCTAGGGAATCTCTGCGTGAATGGATAGTGCCTCTGCGGGACCGCCAAGGGTCCAGATGCAAGGCGCGGTGCGCAGTGAATGGCCGTCGCATTCGCAAGCGCCGCAACGCCGCAGATGGGCAGTTGGCGGCCCGCCCGTGCGGGGCTCGCGGGTTTGCCCGCACTCGTCGTTTCCGGCCCTCGACGGGCAATGAGCCCGCCTTCGGCCCGGTGCCTCGATTGCGAACAAACCCGCAAGCCAGAGGCGCCATCGATTCGTGCAGAGATTCCCTGGCCAGCCGTCGGTCGTGAGGCTTCGAGGTCGGACGCCGTCCGGCCTCGAAGGCCCGAAGGGCCAAGCCGTGGGGTGTCCTTCTTTTCGCCTCTTTTCTTGGACAAGCAAGAAAAGGGGCTCGCACGCCGGGCACGGCGGTAGTTGTTGTCCACCCTGCGCAACAGGCGTGCGAAACAAATCTCACCCGGTGATGGATGCCCACTCGAGTGGCGACTACGCTTGTAAGCGATAGCCGCAGACGTCTTTAACGAATCACCGTCGGAGGCTCCATGACCAATCGCGAAGATATAAAAGACCGTGCCGCCGGCGCGATCATGGGGGCCTTCGTCGGCGATGCCCTGGGGTTGGGTCCGCACTGGTACTACAACCTCGACGAGTTGCGTCGGGACTACGGCGAATGGATCGACGGTTATACCGCCCCCAAGCCCGGTCGCTACCACGAGGGCCTCAAGGCAGGCCAGCTCTCCCAGGCGGGGGTTATCCTCGACTTGATGCTGCGTTCGCTGGTCGCGGCGAATGGTTACGACGAAGCCGATTTCTGTCGGCGGCTGGATGATGACCTCTTCCCAATGCTCGATGGCACCCCGGCCGCCGGTCCCGGCGGTTACACCAGCCAGTCCATCCGTGATGCCTGGCGAAAACGGGTCGAGTACGGCTTGCCCTGGGGTGAAGTCGGCGGCCACGCCGACACCACCGAAGCCATTGAACGCACGCTTGCCATTGCCGTGCGCTATGCATTCCAGCCCAAGAAACTGGCTGCAGCCATTGCCGGCAACACCACGCTCACTCAGGTGGACGAAACGGTGGTCTCCATGACCGTGGCGCACGGTGCGCTGCTGGCCCAGCTGGTTCAGGGGCAACGCCTGGATGCGGAAATCTCCGCTCGGCTGATGGCCTTGGTGAAACGTGGCGATTTGCCGTTTCATGCCGTCACCAGCGATGACTTGCAGCCTCCCCAGCCGGGGCAGCCGGACCCGCCCCGGGCCGGTCGTTTTGCCTCGCCCGATGCCTTGCTGACCCCGTCATTCATCGCCGCGGCGGCTGCCGATCCCGGGGTGCGCATCGAGCCGCCCTGGAAAGTCTCCCTGGTGTACGGCATGCCCTGCGCCATTTATCACCAGCTGCCGGCGGCCTACTACCTCTCGGCAAAATTTGCCGACGATTTCGAGGCGGCGGTATTGCACGCGGTCAATGGCGGTGGCCAGAACATGGCCCGGGCGATGCTGACCGGGGCGCTGACGGGGGCGCAGGTGGGTCTCAGCGGAATCCCGCAGCGGTTTATCGACGGGTTGGAAAACGTCGGCGAGTTGCAGCGGCGGGCCGAGCGAGTGGCCTCCGCGGTGGCAGCCGACGGTCTTCCATGATGGTCCAGGTATCCGAGCGGCGGAGGCCGAACGGGCGGCGACGCCCCCAGGTCAGCCCGAACCGGCGCTCATCGTCGTCACATGGCCGCCGCAGCGCCCGTCGAACGAGCGCCGTGGCGGGCGTTCGTCCGTTGTTCGCTTCCCGTCGCGGAACGGTTGCACGAGCCATTAAACGCCCCGGCAGATGTTGCCGGGGCGCTTTTTCGTCTGTCGTGTCAGGGTAAGAAGACCCTTTTCTATCGCTTTGTGACCCGCAATTGCTCGCTGGGCGAGTTGTCGTGCGGTCTAAGCTTGAAGGGCCTCGTGTGGTTTCGGGATCGCCGCGCCCACAGGGGATGAGCACCACGGCGTGCGCAAGCCGCGCTGATTTACGCGCTGATTGATGGGGAGCGAGTCATGCAGGAAGGTTTCGGAGCAGGGGTGTTGGCCCTCTGGCAGGCCCCTCTGTACCAGGCGGGCGAAACGACCATCCACCTGAGCCAGTTGGTGATAGCGCTTCTCGTCATCGTGCTGGGCTTTTTGCTGGTGCGTTACGTGGGGCGCACGCTATCGCGTCGCATCGACAAGGATTCGCGCGTATCGGCCCAGCGGGCGCACGTGATCCGCAAGATGGTCGCCTACGTGGGCTATCTGACCATCGTCCTCATGGCCCTCCCGATCGCCGGCATTCCGATCACGGTGTTTGCCATTCTGGGTGGTGCGCTCGCCATCGGTGTGGGTTTTGGTGCCCAGAATCTGCTCAACAACCTGATCTCGGGCATCATTCTGCTGGTCGAACACCCCATCAAGATTGGCGATGTCGTCGAGCTGGAGACCGACAGGGGGCGCGTCGAGGATATCGGGAATCGTTGCGTGCGCATCCGGCGTTTCGACGGGGTGCATGTGCTGGTGCCGAACAGTTACTTTCTCGAGCAACGTGTCACCAACTGGACACTGGTGTCCAACGAGGTGCGTGGTGGGGTAACGGTAGGCGTGGCCTACGGCTCACCCACCCGCCGGGTGGAACAGCTGATGTTGCAGGCCGCGATGGAGCAAAGGGCCATTGACGACAGCCTGGCGAATCCCGAGGTGCTGTTCGAGGACTTCGGCGACAACAGCCTGGTTTTTACCGTGTTCTTCTGGACGCGGGTTCAGGTGGCCACGGACCTTCGTCGACTCCAATCGACCATCCGATTCCGTATTGATGAGCTGTTTGCCGAAGACGGGATCGTGATTGCCTTCCCGCAACGTGATGTGCACCTGGATACCAGCGATCCCCTGCCACTTCGCATGGTCGATGAGTGAACGGGGCGAAGGGAGACAAAAACCCGTCCGCTGTGGCCGTGTTCGTGGCTCGGCCCGAGCACGGGACTGACAAAGGGGTCAGAACCCTTTAAGACGCTTCTATGATTTCGCACGCCCTCAACGCAAGTGCTGAGTGCCAAACCGCATTGGTAGGCGCGCGAGTCGGTTTTCTTGCTTGTCCAAGAAAACCGACGAAAAGAAGGACACCCCGACGCCTTGTGCGGGCCTGATCGCTGCGCGATCAGCCTCGCAAACGGGGCATCGCGGACCGGTCGGTTCGACGCGACCTCCTGTCGCGGCGAACCTCGGGCTTGCCGGTCCAGCTACGCCAAGGCTCCGCCTTCATCGGGCATGCGGCGTGCCACTGGCACGCCGGTCCCGATTCACCCATGCCGGCCCGACCCTGCGATTCCCCGCTCGCGAGGCAAGGCGTAAGGGGGCGCCCCCTTCGATCCACGTAATTCACGGACTTCAGCGGTGTACATGCCTTCGGTTTCCGGTGGCATGAACGCTCGGCAGCCGGCACGACGGTAAGCGAAGGTTTTCGCCCCATGACGGCTTGCCTCACGGCCGGCGGGTGGCCGGGGTCGGAGCGACATGGACGTCGCTCCGAGGCTCAGCGCGACACGATGTCGCGTCGAGCCGGCCCCGAGACATTCGCCGGCCGTGAGGCTTCGAGGTCGGACAAACGTCCGGCCTCGAAGGCCCGAAGGGCCAAGCCGTGGGGTGTCCTTCTTTTCGCCTCTTTTCTTGGACAAGCAAGAAAAGGGGCTCGCGCGCCGGACACGGCGGTGGTTATCTGCTTCTTCGCGTAACAGGCGTGCGAAACCCTCCGCCTCGTTTTGAGAATTCCGGATAGTTGGGCGGAGCCGATGTTGGACAGAAGCCCGCCCCATAACGCGACGCTCCTTCCAAAAAAGGAACCCCCGGCAAGGTCACCCTTGCCGGGGGGGTGGTCTCGAGTCGGTCGTGCCGTTCGATCAGAAGTCGAACTGTGCCCCGACCATCACGGTCCGCGGCTTGCCGACCCGGAAACCGGCCGGACGGATCGCGGCGACGTAGGTTTCGTCGGTGAGGTTTTCCACCGTGGCGAACAGCTTGGCGTTCCTGGTCAGCCGGTAGTTTGCCGACAGGTCGAAGATGGTGCGCGCATCGACCTTCTCGCTAGCCGGGATGGAACCGCTGCCGGCCACGGCGCGGGTCTCGCCGACGTAGTTGGCGGTGGCATGCACGCCGAAGCGCTCGCCTTCCACGCCCGCTGACACGGAGAGCTGGTGCTCGGGGGTGTTGGGCAATTCGTCGCCCTTCTGCACGTCGCCCCAGGCGCCGTAGTCGGAGTCAAAGCTGTTCTGGAACTCGGTGTCGGTCCAGGTGTAGGCCACGCGCAGCGGGACCTTGACGGCCCAGTCGCGTGCCGCGCCCAGGTCGTACACGGCGAGTGCCTCGAGACCGCGAACCTGTACCTCGCCACCGTCGAAGCTGTCGCCGATGGTGCAGCCGCCGCCGGTGGAGGCGGTGCACACCCCGACCAGGTTCTCGTAGTCGTTGAGGAAGCCGATCACCTCGGACTGGAACGCGCCGTCCTGGTAACGCACGCCGGCCTCCCAGTTGATCGCCTCTTCCTCGTCGGCCTCGCCCACGCCGGTGGGCGCGAAGCCCTTGTAGACGCCGGCGAGCAGTTGCCAGTTCTGGTTGACGTCGAAGGTCGCGCCCAGCCCCGGGATCAGGACGTCGTAGTCGGCCGATTCGTCATCACGCGAGACGGTGCTCCGATCGGCATCGGCGTAGCGGGTGCGGTCGATGTCGATCGACTCGTAGCGCAGGCCCGGGGTGACGGCCAGTCTGCCGAAGTCCATGCGGTCCTGGACGAAGGCGGCGATGGTCTTGGCCTCGGTGACGCGGTTGCCGGCGCCGCCGAGCTCGCCACGATCGGTGAGTACCAGCGAGCCGTCGACCATGTCGTACTCGTCCTGCCACTGGAAGCGGTCGATCTCGTCCTCGTGGTAGCGCAGGCCGAATTTCAGGTGATGGTCGATGTCGCCAGTGGCAATCCGCCAGTTGGCGCGCGACTCGATGCCCTGCGAGACGTACTCGCGGTTGTTGGCCTTGATGTGGCCGCGCAGGTCACCGTCATTGGCACCGGTGATCCAGCTCATCTCGTCACTGTTGGCATCCGGTTTGGCGAGGATGGTGGAGATCCCCGTCCCGTCGACATCATTGAGCTTGTACCAGTTGCGGTGGAACTCGTTGCGGTAGAGCGTCGTGGTGACGTCGAGATCCGGGGTGACCTCGATGAAGTGACGCAGCTGGTACTGGGTGTGCTCGGTGTTCATCTGGTCGATCGCCGAGCCGGCGTAGCGGCGATAGGGCGTGGCCTCGTAATCCTCGCGGGTCAGGCCCAGATAGGTCTCGTCGATGGTCTTTTCATCGCGGGCGAGCTTGAGTTCCAGTTCCTGGTAGCGCTCGGCGCTGGCCGGGGTGTTGAGGCGGAACTTGCCCAGGTAGTTCTGGATCTCGTAGCCGGGGTTTTCCGTGCCGCGCTGGGGGGTATCCAGGTCACGGAAGCCATCGGCATTGTCCTGGTAGGTCTCGAGCAGGTAGCCAAAGGTCTCCTCGCTGTTGCCGTACCAGGCGTGCAGGCGACGAGCATCGCGTTCGCCGGCGGAAACGCGCACGCGCCCCTGTGCCTCGCCCGGGATGGGCGTGGAGGTCATGTTCAGTGCGCCGCCAACGGTGTAGGGGCCGTACTCGATCGACGATGAGCCCTTGCGCACCTCGACCGAGTGCATGCGCGCGATGTTGGGGAAGTAGTAGGCGGCCGGCGCGGCGTAGGGGGCCGGGGCGATCATCACGCCATCCTCCATCACCGTGATGCGGCTGTTGCGATCCTGGTTCGCGCCGCGGATGGAGATGTTGGGAAACAGGCCGTGGCCTTCCTCCTCGGTGACGTAGACGCCGGGCACCTGGCGCAGCACCTTCATCGAATCGTTGCCGGGAATGGTTTCCAGTTTGTCGTGATCGAGCACGTGTGCCGAGCCGGCGACGTCGCGGATGGCATCGGCCCCGCCGACGATCGAGATGCGGTCGAGCACCGGGCTGGCGGTGACCGGTACGGCCTGGGTGCTGTCCTGGGCGAATGCCAAAGTGGCCGGGGCGCTCAGTGCGGTGGCGATGGCGGCAGCCAGTGCCCCGCGTCGGGCGGGTCGGAAGGTCATGTCAGCTCTCCTGTCGTGTCGTTTTATGCCGGTGGGACCGGCCGATTGGCAGTGCTGGCTGGCTTGATCTTGCACTCCGCTCTGCGCGGGGGCTGGGTCTGGCTGGCTTGCAGTTACTTGGTAAGAATCAGTTTGTTGGCGGCGGTTATCCGCAACTGGTAGCGCTGGCCGTCGTGGCAGATCCAGCATTGTCCGTCGGGGGACATCAGGTGCTGGCTGTCGATGCAGCGCTCGCCGTCCGGGGGCTGCCGGTCGGCAGCTGACGGGGGCGCTGGTGGCTTGGCTGGTCGGTTAATGTCGTTCATGGCGTTTCCGGTTCCGAGACAAAGCCGAGGCGTTCGATGCCGGCGGTCTTGACCGTGGCCATGGCGCGGGCGACCAGCCGGTAGGGCACGGATTGGTCGGCGCGCAGGTAGACGACCAGTTCGTCGTTGTCGCGGCGGGCCTGGACGAGCACGCTTTCCAGGCGCTGCTCCGAGACCGGCTTGTCGTCGAGATACAGCTGGCCCTGGTCGTCGAGCGACAGGGTGACCGACTCGGGGTCCTCCGCCTGCCGCTCGCTGCTCGCCTTGGGGAGATCCAGGGTGACCGAGTGGGTGATCACCGGCGCGGCGACGATGAATACCACCAGCAGCACCAGCATCACGTCGACCAGCGGGATGACGTTCATCTCCGCCATCGGTTCATCGTGATCGTCAAGTCGACCGAAGGCCATGGCTCAGACCTCCGCCGCCCGGGCGGTGGACGGGGCGGCCGCGTGCCGGCTGGCCGCCTTGCCGCTTCTGCGTGCCCACTCGGCCAGCTGGTCGTCGTGCATCAGTAGCGAATGGACGTCGTGGGCGGCGGCATCCAGTGTCTGGCGGTACAGCCGATGGCTGCGATTGAACAGGTTGAAGAACAGCACGGCCGGGATCGCGGCGGCCAGGCCCGCGGCGGTGGCAACCAGCGCCTCGCCCAGCGGGCCCGCGACCAAGCCCATCGAGACGCTTTGCGCCGAGGACAGGTCGATCAGCGCGCCGTAGATACCCCAGACGGTGCCGAACAGCCCCACGAACGGGGCGAGCGAGCCGACGGTGGCGAACAGTAATTGGCCCGCCTGCAGCCGGGTTTCCTGGCGGTCGAGCGCCTGGCGGATGCCGCGGATCAGGGCCTCGTCGAGTCGTTGGCGGGCCTGGGCATCGCCCTCGAGCGGGCCGCGATAGTCGCGCACGGCCTGCAAGCCGGCCTGGGCGAGGGCGGCGGTCGGGTCGTCGCGGTCGGCCAGGCGTGCCTCGAGTTCGGCGGCGCGATGGCTGTGCGCGATGACCTGCATGCTGTGACGTGTCGCGCGACGTCGCTGGATCAGGGCGAACAGCTTGGTGGCGGCGACCGCCCAGGTCGCCAGCGACATGATCAGCAGGGTGACGAAGACTCCTA harbors:
- a CDS encoding IS3 family transposase (programmed frameshift); translated protein: MGRRHFSAAFKLEATSLVLDQGYTVPEACASLNIGDTALRRWVKQARAEREGTVPAGHAPLTEEHRRIAELEAKVKRLEQEKAILKKANGSLRRGRDATFAVIDRLGEPANVAFVCRTLGVPRSSYYHYRERKGREVDVDRLELRAQARRYFHESRGSAGSRTLRGRFAADGIAIGRFKVRRLMREANLVSRQPRRAPYKHARQEKPDVPNRLGRAFAVEQPNQVWCGDITYLWVEGRWCYLAVVMDLFARRVVGWAVSDSPDARLAESALSHAWQQRGRPRHILFHSDQGVQYAAASYAAALSRFGMEPSMSRRGNCWDNAPMERLFRSFKSEWMPHRGYGSIAEARRDAGAYLMGYYDSVRPHQYLDGQTPAETEKSLNELSKIA
- a CDS encoding ADP-ribosylglycohydrolase family protein yields the protein MTNREDIKDRAAGAIMGAFVGDALGLGPHWYYNLDELRRDYGEWIDGYTAPKPGRYHEGLKAGQLSQAGVILDLMLRSLVAANGYDEADFCRRLDDDLFPMLDGTPAAGPGGYTSQSIRDAWRKRVEYGLPWGEVGGHADTTEAIERTLAIAVRYAFQPKKLAAAIAGNTTLTQVDETVVSMTVAHGALLAQLVQGQRLDAEISARLMALVKRGDLPFHAVTSDDLQPPQPGQPDPPRAGRFASPDALLTPSFIAAAAADPGVRIEPPWKVSLVYGMPCAIYHQLPAAYYLSAKFADDFEAAVLHAVNGGGQNMARAMLTGALTGAQVGLSGIPQRFIDGLENVGELQRRAERVASAVAADGLP
- a CDS encoding mechanosensitive ion channel family protein, translated to MQEGFGAGVLALWQAPLYQAGETTIHLSQLVIALLVIVLGFLLVRYVGRTLSRRIDKDSRVSAQRAHVIRKMVAYVGYLTIVLMALPIAGIPITVFAILGGALAIGVGFGAQNLLNNLISGIILLVEHPIKIGDVVELETDRGRVEDIGNRCVRIRRFDGVHVLVPNSYFLEQRVTNWTLVSNEVRGGVTVGVAYGSPTRRVEQLMLQAAMEQRAIDDSLANPEVLFEDFGDNSLVFTVFFWTRVQVATDLRRLQSTIRFRIDELFAEDGIVIAFPQRDVHLDTSDPLPLRMVDE
- a CDS encoding TonB-dependent receptor family protein translates to MTFRPARRGALAAAIATALSAPATLAFAQDSTQAVPVTASPVLDRISIVGGADAIRDVAGSAHVLDHDKLETIPGNDSMKVLRQVPGVYVTEEEGHGLFPNISIRGANQDRNSRITVMEDGVMIAPAPYAAPAAYYFPNIARMHSVEVRKGSSSIEYGPYTVGGALNMTSTPIPGEAQGRVRVSAGERDARRLHAWYGNSEETFGYLLETYQDNADGFRDLDTPQRGTENPGYEIQNYLGKFRLNTPASAERYQELELKLARDEKTIDETYLGLTREDYEATPYRRYAGSAIDQMNTEHTQYQLRHFIEVTPDLDVTTTLYRNEFHRNWYKLNDVDGTGISTILAKPDANSDEMSWITGANDGDLRGHIKANNREYVSQGIESRANWRIATGDIDHHLKFGLRYHEDEIDRFQWQDEYDMVDGSLVLTDRGELGGAGNRVTEAKTIAAFVQDRMDFGRLAVTPGLRYESIDIDRTRYADADRSTVSRDDESADYDVLIPGLGATFDVNQNWQLLAGVYKGFAPTGVGEADEEEAINWEAGVRYQDGAFQSEVIGFLNDYENLVGVCTASTGGGCTIGDSFDGGEVQVRGLEALAVYDLGAARDWAVKVPLRVAYTWTDTEFQNSFDSDYGAWGDVQKGDELPNTPEHQLSVSAGVEGERFGVHATANYVGETRAVAGSGSIPASEKVDARTIFDLSANYRLTRNAKLFATVENLTDETYVAAIRPAGFRVGKPRTVMVGAQFDF
- the hemP gene encoding hemin uptake protein HemP: MNDINRPAKPPAPPSAADRQPPDGERCIDSQHLMSPDGQCWICHDGQRYQLRITAANKLILTK
- a CDS encoding ExbD/TolR family protein, with translation MAFGRLDDHDEPMAEMNVIPLVDVMLVLLVVFIVAAPVITHSVTLDLPKASSERQAEDPESVTLSLDDQGQLYLDDKPVSEQRLESVLVQARRDNDELVVYLRADQSVPYRLVARAMATVKTAGIERLGFVSEPETP
- a CDS encoding MotA/TolQ/ExbB proton channel family protein → MDILLVFDHGDAVLVGVFVTLLIMSLATWAVAATKLFALIQRRRATRHSMQVIAHSHRAAELEARLADRDDPTAALAQAGLQAVRDYRGPLEGDAQARQRLDEALIRGIRQALDRQETRLQAGQLLFATVGSLAPFVGLFGTVWGIYGALIDLSSAQSVSMGLVAGPLGEALVATAAGLAAAIPAVLFFNLFNRSHRLYRQTLDAAAHDVHSLLMHDDQLAEWARRSGKAASRHAAAPSTARAAEV